The Meiothermus sp. CFH 77666 genome has a window encoding:
- a CDS encoding YdcF family protein, producing the protein MRWWTLGLLFLGLLFFSPKAASSPLQKADWIVVLGAAQYNGEPSVIFRNRLEAALRLYRQGYAPRIAVTGGRRPGDRYSEGEVGCRYLQARGIPRSVLYCEQESRRTWENLTNIAPIVGKSRVIIVTDEPHLPRALILAEHLGFRASGFAVRGRFKETYWQRESWLAVLARLGVR; encoded by the coding sequence ATGCGGTGGTGGACGCTTGGGTTGCTCTTTCTGGGGCTGCTTTTCTTCAGCCCCAAAGCCGCCTCCAGTCCGCTGCAAAAAGCCGACTGGATCGTGGTGCTGGGGGCCGCACAGTACAACGGCGAGCCCTCGGTGATTTTTAGAAACCGCCTCGAGGCAGCCCTGCGCCTGTACCGCCAGGGTTATGCGCCGCGCATTGCCGTCACCGGAGGCCGTCGCCCCGGCGACCGCTATAGCGAGGGCGAGGTGGGCTGCCGCTATCTGCAAGCCAGGGGCATCCCACGTTCGGTTCTCTATTGTGAACAAGAAAGCCGCCGCACCTGGGAGAATTTGACCAACATCGCGCCCATAGTTGGCAAGTCCAGAGTGATTATCGTCACCGACGAACCGCACCTGCCGAGGGCCCTTATCCTGGCCGAACACCTGGGCTTCCGGGCCAGTGGGTTTGCCGTGCGGGGTCGGTTCAAGGAGACCTACTGGCAGCGCGAAAGCTGGTTGGCGGTGTTGGCGCGCTTGGGTGTGCGATAG
- a CDS encoding DivIVA domain-containing protein translates to MSERGDLTPLDIRYQEFRLGLRGYSVAEVREYLGRVADVQTALIEENERLRSYIRDLEAELAKSKEGEAELKRAVVAAERIAREIKAQAEREAELIKRETESERQAALQELIEQMKRIKADIEQVRNERDLFVGQFRALLEGYLNSLDRFKR, encoded by the coding sequence ATGAGCGAACGGGGCGACCTCACACCTCTGGACATTCGCTATCAGGAGTTTCGGCTGGGGCTTCGGGGCTACTCAGTAGCCGAGGTGCGCGAGTACCTGGGCCGGGTGGCCGATGTGCAGACCGCCCTGATTGAGGAAAACGAGCGCCTGAGAAGCTATATCCGCGACCTCGAGGCCGAACTGGCCAAGTCCAAAGAAGGCGAAGCCGAACTCAAGCGGGCGGTGGTGGCGGCCGAGCGCATTGCCCGCGAGATCAAGGCCCAGGCCGAGCGCGAGGCCGAACTGATCAAGCGCGAGACCGAGTCCGAGCGGCAAGCGGCCTTGCAAGAGCTAATCGAGCAGATGAAGCGCATCAAGGCCGATATTGAACAGGTTCGCAACGAACGCGATCTGTTTGTGGGTCAGTTCCGCGCCTTGCTCGAGGGATATCTGAACTCGCTGGATCGTTTCAAGCGTTAG
- a CDS encoding YggS family pyridoxal phosphate-dependent enzyme — MSLPSVLERIEKACRRSGRDPQTVRLVAVTKEHPVAEIRERVLRYGRFPLGESRIQEALPKMDELEAEWHFIGPLQRNKAKFAVRFELIHSIDSVRLAETVARKAVENGKVQRVLLELNLGREPQKHGFLEEELPEALAQIRAMGGLQVEGLMTVAPYTEDPETVRPIFAKLSRLADLYRLPERSMGMSGDFEVAVEEGATLVRVGRAVFEPDF; from the coding sequence ATGAGCCTTCCCAGTGTTCTGGAGCGCATTGAAAAAGCCTGCCGTCGGTCGGGGCGCGACCCCCAGACGGTGCGGCTGGTGGCTGTGACCAAGGAGCACCCGGTGGCCGAGATCCGGGAGCGGGTACTGCGATATGGCCGGTTTCCCCTGGGCGAGTCGCGCATTCAGGAGGCTTTGCCCAAGATGGATGAACTCGAGGCCGAGTGGCACTTCATCGGCCCGCTCCAGCGCAACAAGGCCAAGTTCGCGGTGCGCTTCGAGCTGATTCACTCCATTGACTCGGTTCGGCTGGCCGAGACGGTAGCCCGCAAGGCCGTGGAAAACGGCAAGGTGCAGCGGGTGCTGCTCGAGCTCAACCTGGGCCGAGAGCCTCAGAAGCACGGCTTTCTGGAGGAGGAGCTGCCCGAAGCGCTCGCTCAGATACGGGCGATGGGGGGGTTGCAGGTAGAGGGCCTGATGACCGTGGCCCCCTACACCGAAGACCCCGAGACGGTGCGGCCCATTTTTGCAAAGCTCTCGAGGCTGGCCGACCTGTACCGGCTACCCGAACGAAGCATGGGCATGTCGGGCGATTTCGAAGTTGCGGTGGAGGAGGGCGCGACCCTGGTGCGGGTGGGGCGGGCCGTCTTTGAGCCAGATTTCTAA
- a CDS encoding purine-nucleoside phosphorylase → MSSTYDQIQQTVSYIRSETDFVPEVGIVLGSGLGPLGDEIEVVASFPYSALPNFPQSTAPGHEGKLILGRLEGKNVLAYKGRVHCYEGYTPAQAAFPQRVGFFLGAKTFFITSAAGGLNPAWNAGELMLHSDYINYAPLSPLTGPNDERLGPRFPVTFDAYDPKLRGLAQKVARAQDFHLREGVYAWWPGPQFASRAELRLLRTLGADAIGMSTVPEVIALRHLGARVLGLSTITDMAVPERDHHATEQEVLATAARTGALFRQFVRGILAAL, encoded by the coding sequence ATGAGTTCGACCTACGACCAGATTCAGCAGACGGTAAGCTACATTCGTTCAGAGACCGACTTTGTGCCGGAGGTGGGCATTGTGCTGGGTTCGGGCCTGGGGCCCCTGGGCGACGAGATTGAGGTGGTGGCCAGTTTTCCCTATAGCGCATTGCCCAATTTTCCTCAGTCCACCGCGCCGGGGCACGAGGGGAAGCTCATTTTAGGGCGGCTCGAGGGCAAAAACGTACTGGCCTACAAGGGCCGGGTACACTGCTACGAGGGCTACACCCCAGCTCAAGCGGCTTTCCCTCAGCGGGTTGGGTTTTTCCTGGGGGCCAAAACTTTCTTCATCACCTCGGCGGCGGGGGGGCTCAACCCGGCCTGGAACGCCGGGGAGCTAATGCTGCACAGCGACTACATCAACTATGCCCCGCTCTCGCCCCTCACCGGGCCCAACGATGAACGTTTGGGGCCGCGTTTCCCGGTAACCTTCGATGCCTACGACCCAAAGCTGCGCGGCCTGGCCCAGAAAGTTGCCCGGGCGCAGGACTTTCACCTGCGAGAGGGGGTATACGCCTGGTGGCCGGGGCCGCAGTTTGCCAGCCGGGCCGAGCTCAGGCTGCTGCGTACCCTGGGGGCCGATGCCATCGGGATGTCTACCGTGCCGGAAGTAATTGCCCTGCGGCATCTGGGGGCGCGGGTGCTGGGCCTTTCGACCATTACCGATATGGCCGTGCCCGAGCGGGACCACCACGCCACCGAGCAGGAGGTGCTGGCCACGGCGGCCCGCACCGGGGCCCTGTTCCGACAGTTTGTGCGGGGCATCCTGGCGGCTTTGTAG
- a CDS encoding XdhC/CoxI family protein, whose product MANESLALLSALEAAWAEGKETALATVVRVIGSAYRREGAKMLVREDGGSACMISGGCLEQEMIEIAMQILARGRPERTIFDYNEDKTWWPGCGGTVEVWVEPVQPQGMLYRWLQESTESEPSVLATVLAGGEGRIWLRPDGSLEGHISPPELHEQVVRIARQMQGGTSRPTTRYVQEAEVFFDVSSPIPELVLFGAGHDAKPMANQALVLGFRVTVVDARPELLQGFEGCQTIQAAHDEYAQKVHLTPRQHVIVMNHHLDIDRQALRFALESPARYVGMLGPRNRLEKILEALRAEGFVPSPEQMARLRNPIGLDIGAESPEEIAVAALAEIVALQRGFEGGFLNDKKAGIHEAAGATVLG is encoded by the coding sequence ATGGCAAACGAAAGCCTAGCCTTGCTGAGTGCCCTCGAGGCCGCCTGGGCCGAGGGCAAAGAGACTGCCCTGGCCACGGTGGTGCGGGTGATAGGCTCAGCCTACCGCCGTGAAGGGGCCAAGATGCTGGTGCGCGAAGATGGCGGCTCGGCTTGCATGATTTCCGGCGGTTGTCTGGAACAGGAGATGATCGAGATCGCCATGCAAATTCTGGCCAGGGGCCGCCCAGAGCGCACTATTTTCGACTACAACGAGGATAAAACCTGGTGGCCCGGGTGTGGCGGCACCGTGGAGGTCTGGGTGGAGCCGGTACAGCCCCAGGGGATGCTCTACCGCTGGCTACAGGAGAGCACCGAGTCCGAGCCCTCGGTGCTGGCGACGGTGCTGGCCGGTGGGGAAGGGCGCATCTGGCTGAGGCCCGATGGGAGCCTCGAGGGCCACATCTCCCCCCCAGAGCTACACGAGCAGGTGGTGCGGATAGCCCGGCAGATGCAGGGCGGTACTTCCCGCCCCACTACCCGCTACGTGCAGGAGGCCGAGGTGTTTTTTGACGTGAGCAGCCCCATCCCCGAACTGGTGTTGTTTGGCGCGGGTCACGACGCCAAACCCATGGCCAATCAGGCCCTGGTATTGGGGTTCAGGGTGACGGTAGTGGATGCCCGCCCCGAGCTATTGCAGGGTTTCGAGGGCTGCCAGACCATCCAGGCCGCCCACGACGAATACGCCCAGAAGGTGCACCTGACCCCTCGTCAGCACGTGATTGTGATGAACCACCACCTCGATATAGATCGTCAGGCCCTGCGCTTTGCCCTGGAGTCGCCGGCTCGGTATGTGGGGATGCTGGGGCCGCGCAACCGCCTGGAAAAAATCCTCGAGGCCCTGCGAGCCGAGGGTTTTGTGCCCAGCCCGGAGCAGATGGCCCGCCTGCGCAACCCCATTGGTCTGGACATCGGGGCGGAGAGCCCGGAGGAGATTGCGGTGGCGGCCCTGGCCGAGATTGTGGCCCTGCAACGAGGCTTCGAGGGCGGCTTCCTGAACGATAAGAAAGCCGGCATTCACGAAGCGGCGGGAGCCACGGTGTTGGGCTGA